The Sphingopyxis fribergensis genome contains a region encoding:
- a CDS encoding pilus assembly protein TadG-related protein: MIMGFAIIPLTFILGFGVDYARAMSLQTKLNAAADAAALAAVAPSMILQSNGVSRTAATSMFNAQASLETGYEDLVVTPVVTEGGSGSGGSGAVGYLRKATVSYSAKSINMFGGVLGVDTLTVSGRATASAAQPPNVDFYLAMDNSPSMLLPATSDGITKIVNASKSTSKPNGCAFACHAMMPKSDGIYIRDQSARDVLLSTGYYTAGSGKQNVWYRYKTSSPVELFDSTGTTMHSSSTATGTTTSNGKNGDKRVDKRTDTVTAIKYTITDSTTGPVTINKVVTSTPTTYTTTYKANGTVDKTTSAQGTVVTDTTVHDTGYWADGYWLTHNYGLIYNSPSKIVLRKDDVVSAATQLIPFATNQATQYQVTYRAQMFSFDWTRPGGTSPVRQLNTLTNVASYGSGFSAASIFPADDYWWKNSEPTKGNGNDDKATDVAGMLTQMNSIIPNAGTGAPGAVPQKILFLITDGMLDQPNGSGRYFGPMRSGANQENAKCTAIKAKGIKIAILYTQYLPESLVGDSWSQTNVAPFLPALPGRTTDQVLDALKSCASVGTNGVPLVQTVTSNGNITTALQQLFSTALQTARLVQ, translated from the coding sequence ATGATCATGGGGTTTGCGATCATCCCGCTGACCTTCATACTCGGCTTCGGGGTCGACTATGCGCGCGCCATGAGCCTCCAGACAAAGCTCAACGCCGCGGCCGATGCTGCCGCGCTGGCGGCTGTCGCGCCCTCGATGATCCTTCAATCGAACGGCGTATCAAGAACTGCCGCGACCAGCATGTTCAATGCGCAAGCTTCGCTGGAGACGGGCTACGAGGATCTGGTTGTAACCCCCGTCGTTACCGAAGGAGGCTCCGGCTCGGGGGGCAGCGGCGCCGTGGGTTATCTGCGCAAGGCGACCGTGAGCTATTCCGCCAAGTCGATCAACATGTTCGGCGGGGTTCTGGGGGTCGACACGCTGACCGTGAGCGGCAGGGCCACCGCCAGCGCGGCGCAGCCGCCCAACGTCGATTTCTACCTCGCAATGGACAATTCGCCTTCGATGCTGCTTCCGGCGACTTCGGACGGCATCACCAAGATTGTTAACGCGAGCAAATCGACCTCGAAGCCGAACGGCTGCGCCTTTGCCTGTCATGCGATGATGCCCAAAAGCGACGGCATCTACATCAGGGACCAAAGCGCCCGCGACGTGCTGCTCTCGACCGGATATTATACCGCGGGTTCCGGCAAACAGAATGTCTGGTACCGCTACAAAACCTCTTCGCCCGTCGAGCTCTTCGATAGCACGGGGACCACCATGCACTCGTCATCGACGGCTACCGGGACAACGACATCGAACGGAAAGAACGGCGATAAGCGCGTCGATAAGCGCACTGACACCGTGACGGCTATCAAATATACGATCACCGACAGCACGACCGGTCCGGTTACGATCAACAAGGTCGTGACCTCTACGCCGACAACCTACACGACCACGTACAAGGCCAATGGAACGGTAGACAAAACGACGAGTGCCCAAGGAACCGTGGTGACTGACACCACCGTGCATGACACCGGATATTGGGCCGATGGCTATTGGCTGACTCACAACTACGGACTGATCTATAACAGCCCCTCGAAAATTGTCCTGCGCAAGGACGACGTCGTTTCGGCGGCAACGCAGTTGATCCCGTTCGCGACCAACCAGGCGACCCAATATCAGGTCACCTACCGCGCGCAGATGTTTTCGTTCGACTGGACACGACCGGGCGGCACTTCGCCCGTCAGACAGCTTAACACCCTGACGAACGTCGCCTCATACGGCAGCGGCTTTTCGGCAGCCTCCATATTCCCGGCCGATGATTACTGGTGGAAGAATTCGGAGCCGACCAAAGGCAATGGCAATGATGACAAGGCTACCGACGTGGCCGGCATGCTCACGCAGATGAACAGCATCATTCCCAACGCGGGCACGGGTGCGCCTGGCGCGGTGCCCCAGAAGATACTGTTCCTCATCACCGACGGCATGCTCGACCAGCCGAACGGGAGTGGCCGCTATTTCGGGCCGATGCGGAGCGGCGCCAACCAGGAAAACGCCAAATGTACGGCCATCAAGGCGAAGGGTATTAAGATCGCGATCCTCTATACGCAATATCTGCCGGAATCGCTTGTCGGCGACAGTTGGTCGCAGACGAACGTCGCCCCGTTCCTGCCCGCTCTCCCCGGCCGGACCACCGACCAAGTCCTGGACGCGCTGAAGAGCTGCGCATCGGTCGGCACGAACGGCGTGCCGCTGGTCCAGACCGTGACGTCCAATGGCAATATCACCACGGCCCTTCAGCAGCTATTCTCCACAGCGCTCCAGACCGCCCGATTGGTTCAATAA
- a CDS encoding proprotein convertase P-domain-containing protein, translated as MRHSSPMQRQDQSRYCWRGGQCAQFVRAVLTLVWLALMLASNPAAAQTTTSYSNTTTGTISETATTCASPLVRSFTVAANAQVTDVNIGVQFAHSYRGDIRATLVSPEGTVVDLITNVGTSANNLNVLFDDSAAASITTHSANDNTAAAPPYQRNFRPEGSLASFNGQGSAGTWQLTICDSLNGDSGTFTRTDLTLTTVPIAPSADLSLTKSVSNASPASGASINYILSVTNASGSALTATGVTVQDTLPAGFAFTGASGFGSYNSATGVWTVGSIPAGTTRTLTISGTVTATAGASVTNMAEVSASSAFDFDSTPGNGAAGEDDYDSATFTVSGTRTAGTPPTLVCPVGTTLHDWDSVSWAAGTTSGSYALTAIGTMNFNIGISGGAFLNNATYGGQSPTRQNVVTGGLAPAQYSIFQIADFISQAGAITSTITLPTAVPGVQFRVFDIDYAAGQFADRLTVTGSFNGAPVTPTLTNGISNYVIGNSAYGDATSADGSANGNVVVTFSAPVDTIVITYGSHSLAPADPGQQGAAIHDVTFCRPTANLTIAKTSSVVGDPTNGTTDPKAIPGATMRYCILVTNNGSGTATGINIGDALPATTTFISGSLRSGTTCAGATTVEDDNASGVDENDPFGASITGTTVSATTSTMLPASTMAVAFDVTLN; from the coding sequence ATGCGCCATAGCAGCCCGATGCAACGGCAGGACCAGAGCCGATATTGCTGGCGTGGGGGCCAGTGTGCGCAGTTTGTACGAGCCGTTTTGACGCTCGTCTGGCTGGCGTTGATGCTTGCCAGCAATCCCGCCGCCGCACAGACGACCACCAGCTACAGCAACACCACCACCGGCACGATCAGCGAAACCGCGACGACGTGCGCCAGCCCGCTGGTGCGGAGCTTTACCGTCGCGGCGAATGCGCAGGTCACCGATGTGAACATCGGCGTCCAGTTCGCGCACAGCTATCGCGGCGACATCCGCGCGACTTTGGTTTCGCCGGAGGGCACCGTGGTCGATCTGATCACCAATGTCGGCACCTCGGCCAACAATCTGAATGTCCTGTTCGACGACAGCGCGGCGGCCAGCATCACGACGCACAGCGCGAACGACAACACCGCCGCCGCCCCGCCCTATCAGCGCAATTTTCGTCCCGAGGGCTCGCTTGCCAGCTTCAACGGACAGGGGTCGGCGGGGACATGGCAGCTGACCATCTGCGACTCGCTGAACGGCGACAGCGGAACCTTCACGCGCACCGACCTGACGCTCACGACGGTGCCGATCGCGCCGTCGGCCGACCTGTCACTGACCAAGTCGGTCAGCAACGCATCGCCCGCGTCGGGCGCCAGCATCAACTATATATTGAGCGTGACCAACGCGAGCGGCTCGGCGCTGACCGCGACCGGGGTGACGGTACAAGACACGCTGCCCGCCGGCTTCGCCTTCACCGGCGCGTCGGGGTTCGGCAGCTACAACAGCGCGACCGGCGTCTGGACCGTTGGCAGCATCCCGGCGGGAACGACGCGAACGTTGACGATCAGCGGCACCGTCACCGCGACGGCGGGCGCGAGCGTGACCAATATGGCCGAGGTCAGCGCGTCGTCGGCCTTCGACTTCGATTCGACCCCCGGCAACGGCGCGGCAGGGGAGGACGACTACGACAGCGCGACCTTCACCGTGTCGGGCACGCGGACTGCGGGAACGCCGCCGACGCTCGTCTGCCCCGTCGGTACCACGCTCCACGACTGGGACAGCGTCAGCTGGGCGGCCGGGACGACCAGCGGCAGCTATGCGCTGACTGCGATCGGCACGATGAATTTCAATATCGGCATCAGCGGTGGCGCCTTTCTGAACAATGCCACCTATGGCGGCCAGTCGCCGACGCGCCAGAATGTCGTCACCGGCGGGCTCGCCCCGGCGCAATATTCGATCTTCCAGATTGCCGATTTCATCAGCCAGGCGGGCGCGATCACCTCGACGATCACGCTGCCGACCGCGGTTCCCGGCGTTCAATTTCGCGTCTTCGACATCGACTATGCCGCGGGGCAATTCGCGGACCGCCTGACCGTGACGGGCAGCTTCAACGGCGCGCCGGTGACCCCGACCCTGACCAACGGGATCAGCAATTATGTCATCGGCAACAGCGCCTATGGCGACGCGACCTCGGCGGACGGCAGCGCCAATGGCAATGTCGTCGTGACCTTCTCCGCGCCCGTTGACACGATCGTCATCACCTATGGCAGCCACAGCCTCGCCCCCGCCGACCCCGGACAACAGGGCGCCGCGATCCACGACGTCACCTTCTGCCGTCCGACCGCGAACCTCACCATCGCCAAGACCAGCAGCGTCGTCGGCGACCCCACCAATGGTACGACCGATCCCAAGGCGATACCGGGCGCGACGATGCGCTACTGCATCCTCGTCACCAACAATGGCAGCGGCACCGCAACGGGTATCAATATCGGCGACGCGCTACCCGCGACCACGACCTTCATCTCCGGCTCGCTGCGCAGCGGCACGACCTGCGCCGGCGCGACGACGGTCGAGGACGACAATGCCAGCGGCGTCGACGAGAATGATCCGTTCGGCGCGTCGATCACCGGGACGACCGTCTCGGCAACGACATCGACCATGCTGCCCGCGAGCACGATGGCTGTTGCTTTCGATGTGACCCTTAACTGA
- a CDS encoding TadE/TadG family type IV pilus assembly protein codes for MSHIAARMLRRLTRNTRGAVIVEFAFALPVLVLMYTGGVYLSDRVSASRKVTVATRSLVDLVSRTMSPTIIYNDPSSANAKSHMSASAVVLSPYKLDEAVEQISLLRVCDATHAYVVWTQAQTQNVNGSVVTPTVSSHTAGTLPTNAAQSSTNIVPIPANMVSPTMIPVSPDASNVCENLAPGTSTKTQVGTSGGWLFMGTITYDYAPFLSYLPMTSTTMTETIYMVPRLY; via the coding sequence ATGTCCCACATCGCAGCCCGCATGCTGAGGCGCCTCACCCGGAACACGCGCGGCGCGGTGATCGTGGAATTCGCGTTCGCCCTGCCGGTGCTCGTGCTCATGTACACGGGCGGCGTCTATTTGTCTGATCGGGTCAGCGCCAGCCGCAAGGTGACCGTCGCGACGCGTTCGCTGGTCGACCTCGTCAGCCGGACCATGTCCCCGACGATCATTTACAATGACCCAAGCAGCGCCAATGCGAAATCGCACATGAGCGCCAGTGCGGTGGTCCTGTCGCCCTATAAGCTCGACGAAGCGGTCGAGCAGATTTCGCTGCTCCGGGTCTGCGATGCCACCCATGCCTACGTTGTCTGGACCCAGGCCCAGACGCAAAATGTCAATGGTAGTGTCGTGACGCCGACCGTCTCGAGCCATACGGCTGGCACGCTCCCCACGAACGCCGCGCAGTCAAGCACTAACATCGTTCCGATTCCCGCCAACATGGTCAGCCCTACGATGATCCCGGTTTCGCCCGACGCCTCGAACGTGTGCGAAAACCTTGCTCCGGGCACCAGCACAAAGACCCAGGTCGGCACCTCGGGCGGTTGGCTGTTCATGGGCACGATCACCTACGATTACGCGCCCTTCCTCAGCTATCTCCCGATGACAAGCACAACGATGACCGAGACGATCTATATGGTTCCTCGGCTCTACTAG
- the ubiA gene encoding 4-hydroxybenzoate octaprenyltransferase: MTATHPPDSQLHGFVALLPSAARPYALLARFDRPIGWWLLYWPCAWALALGGGAVSHWPLFPWLLIGAIAMRGAGCVYNDIVDRDLDAKVARTASRPVASGAVSVRNALLWTLLLSLVGLLVLLQLPRPAQIVALGSLILVAGYPFMKRITWWPQAWLGLVFSWGALVAWVAVGGPAGPALPLLYAGCIAWVIGYDTIYALQDIEDDMLIGVKSSARAMGRHVKGGVALCYALALGCWGGALWAVRPDPLVLIALLPAALHLTGQVVTLDPANGEDALAKFRSNRFAGLLIFAAMLVVGTAP; encoded by the coding sequence ATGACGGCCACCCATCCTCCCGATAGCCAGCTGCACGGATTCGTGGCGTTGCTGCCATCTGCTGCGCGCCCCTATGCGCTGCTCGCGCGGTTCGACCGGCCGATCGGCTGGTGGCTGCTTTACTGGCCGTGCGCCTGGGCGCTCGCGCTCGGCGGCGGCGCCGTCAGCCATTGGCCGCTGTTTCCGTGGCTGCTGATCGGGGCGATCGCGATGCGCGGCGCGGGCTGCGTCTATAACGATATCGTCGATCGCGACCTTGACGCAAAGGTCGCGCGGACGGCGTCGCGTCCGGTCGCGAGCGGAGCGGTGTCGGTGCGCAATGCGCTGTTGTGGACTTTGCTGCTGTCGCTCGTCGGTCTGCTCGTATTGCTCCAGCTGCCGCGCCCGGCGCAGATCGTCGCGCTCGGCAGCCTGATCCTCGTCGCCGGCTATCCGTTCATGAAGCGCATCACCTGGTGGCCGCAGGCGTGGCTGGGGCTGGTGTTCAGTTGGGGCGCGCTCGTCGCGTGGGTCGCGGTGGGCGGCCCGGCCGGGCCCGCGCTGCCGTTGCTCTACGCCGGCTGCATCGCATGGGTGATCGGGTACGACACCATCTATGCGTTGCAGGATATCGAGGACGATATGCTGATCGGCGTGAAGTCGAGCGCGCGCGCGATGGGGCGCCATGTGAAGGGCGGCGTCGCGCTATGCTACGCCTTAGCGCTCGGATGCTGGGGCGGCGCGCTGTGGGCGGTGCGGCCCGATCCGCTGGTGCTGATCGCGCTGTTGCCCGCGGCATTGCACCTGACCGGGCAGGTGGTGACGCTCGACCCGGCGAACGGCGAGGATGCGCTCGCAAAGTTTCGCAGCAACCGCTTTGCCGGCCTGCTGATATTCGCGGCGATGCTCGTGGTCGGGACCGCGCCCTAG
- a CDS encoding TadE/TadG family type IV pilus assembly protein: protein MAILRNRIRARRAVGPFGKNLWKNRAGTAAMEFAIVGPAFIALLLAIMYTMLIYLAQQMLETTAEGAGRLMLTGFAQTTRAPNGTVGLSASDFKTAICNGLSGTNPAGETVSTPALLPPLLTCSRLTVNVSVATSYNVTNTGAPTFTYDSNGILVSTGTGYNYQSGGSGKNRIIVLQLIYLWPTGKGPLGLNLIDEPNANRKLVATSVFTTEDYSCPTSQPAC, encoded by the coding sequence ATGGCAATTTTGCGCAACAGGATTCGCGCCCGGAGGGCCGTTGGTCCGTTCGGTAAGAATCTGTGGAAGAACCGTGCGGGCACGGCGGCCATGGAGTTCGCCATCGTGGGACCGGCCTTCATCGCGCTCCTGCTGGCGATCATGTATACGATGTTGATCTATCTCGCACAGCAGATGCTGGAGACGACGGCCGAGGGCGCTGGACGCCTGATGCTGACCGGATTCGCGCAAACGACGCGGGCGCCCAACGGGACCGTCGGCCTGTCGGCGAGCGATTTCAAGACTGCCATCTGCAACGGCCTTTCGGGCACCAATCCCGCCGGCGAAACCGTCAGCACGCCCGCGCTGCTGCCGCCCTTGCTGACATGCTCGCGGCTCACGGTGAATGTGAGTGTCGCAACCAGCTACAACGTGACCAACACCGGTGCGCCGACGTTCACCTATGACAGCAACGGCATTTTGGTCTCAACCGGCACGGGCTATAATTACCAGTCGGGCGGCAGCGGCAAGAACCGCATCATCGTCCTGCAGCTGATCTACCTGTGGCCGACCGGAAAGGGGCCGCTGGGCCTGAACCTGATCGACGAACCCAACGCCAATCGCAAGCTGGTGGCCACCTCGGTGTTCACGACGGAGGACTATTCATGTCCCACATCGCAGCCCGCATGCTGA
- a CDS encoding glutamate--cysteine ligase → MSTRTASDSNDPIVESRDQLAAPMIKGEKPKDRWRIGTEHEKFVYRTADHRAPSYDEPDGIHDLLMALTRFGWEPVIEGGKVIALSGSDGAVSLEPAGQLELSGAPLENLHQTCAETGRHLKQVKEVGAELGLGFLGLGMWPDKTRAELPIMPKGRYKIMLDHMPRVGTMGLDMMLRTCTIQTNLDYASEADMVQKFRVSLALQPLATALFAASPFTEGKPNGFMSYRSHIWTDTDPARTGMLPFVFEDGFGYERYVDYMLDVPMYFVFRDGKYIDAAGQSFRDFLKGELPALPGEKPRLSDWNDHLSTAFPEVRLKSFLEMRGADGGPWNRICALPALWVGLLYDQGALDAAWDLVKNWSIEEQQALRDAVPSEGLDAPAPGGGTVGQLAHRVLDIAAAGLAARREVNSMGDNEVGFLEPLRRIAKSGKSPAHDLLDRYEGPWGGDLSKIYDELSF, encoded by the coding sequence ATGAGCACGCGCACCGCCTCGGACAGCAACGATCCCATCGTCGAAAGCCGCGACCAGCTCGCGGCCCCCATGATCAAGGGCGAAAAGCCCAAGGATCGCTGGCGCATCGGCACCGAGCACGAAAAATTCGTCTATCGCACTGCTGACCACCGCGCGCCCTCCTATGACGAGCCCGACGGCATCCACGACCTGCTCATGGCGCTCACCCGCTTCGGCTGGGAACCGGTGATCGAGGGCGGAAAGGTCATCGCGCTGTCGGGCAGCGACGGCGCGGTCAGCCTCGAGCCTGCTGGGCAACTCGAATTGTCGGGCGCGCCGCTCGAAAACCTCCACCAGACGTGCGCCGAAACCGGCCGCCATCTGAAACAGGTGAAGGAAGTCGGCGCCGAACTCGGCCTCGGTTTCCTCGGGCTGGGCATGTGGCCCGACAAGACGCGCGCCGAGCTGCCGATCATGCCAAAGGGCCGCTACAAGATCATGCTAGACCATATGCCGCGCGTCGGCACCATGGGGCTCGACATGATGCTGCGTACCTGCACGATCCAGACCAACCTCGACTATGCGAGCGAGGCCGACATGGTGCAGAAATTCCGCGTGTCGCTGGCGCTTCAGCCGCTTGCGACCGCGCTCTTCGCGGCGTCGCCCTTCACCGAGGGCAAGCCCAACGGCTTTATGTCGTACCGCAGCCATATCTGGACCGACACCGATCCCGCGCGCACCGGCATGCTGCCCTTCGTGTTCGAGGATGGCTTCGGCTATGAACGCTATGTCGATTACATGCTCGACGTGCCGATGTATTTCGTCTTTCGCGACGGCAAATATATCGACGCCGCGGGGCAGAGCTTCCGCGATTTCCTGAAGGGCGAGCTGCCCGCGCTCCCCGGCGAAAAACCGCGCCTTTCCGACTGGAACGACCATCTCTCGACCGCCTTCCCCGAAGTGCGGCTCAAGAGCTTCCTCGAAATGCGCGGCGCCGACGGCGGCCCGTGGAACCGCATCTGCGCGCTCCCGGCCTTGTGGGTCGGGCTGCTCTACGACCAGGGGGCGCTCGACGCCGCCTGGGATCTCGTCAAGAACTGGAGCATCGAGGAGCAACAGGCGCTCCGCGACGCAGTGCCCAGCGAAGGGCTCGACGCCCCCGCCCCCGGCGGCGGCACCGTCGGCCAGCTCGCGCACCGCGTCCTCGACATTGCCGCCGCGGGCCTCGCCGCACGCCGCGAGGTCAATTCGATGGGCGACAACGAGGTCGGCTTCCTCGAACCGCTCCGCCGGATCGCCAAGAGCGGCAAATCCCCCGCGCACGACCTGCTCGACCGCTACGAAGGCCCGTGGGGCGGCGACCTGTCAAAGATTTACGACGAACTAAGCTTCTAA
- a CDS encoding TonB-dependent receptor → MRHFPSATAIAFALAAAGWAAPAAAQEAPAAAEDSGLGDIVVTAQRREESLQDVPVAVSVLSGDTLGAITSTGSDVRVLAGRVPSLNIESSFGRTFPRFYIRGLGNTDFDLNASQPVSVVYDDVVLENPILKGFPIFDLDRVEVLRGPQGTLFGRNTPAGIVKFDTVKPGKTGGYARASYGRYGTTQVEVAAGAADDNGFSVRLSTLFQHRDNWVDNIATTKKNDLGGYDDIAARLQLQYENGPFTGRVTGQVRIYDGSAIIFRANTQLPGSNHLVGLGGAGTEFERDKVYQDGLNFQKLNTYNAGLNLEYDFGPVTAYSITSYWNGNFRSRGDIDGGFGNQFAPVSGPGFIQFSAQSQDNVPSLDQFTQEIRIASNNSGGLGYQFGAFYFDEKLDISSFEFGTPTDAIPSAIAIQRQDSEAYGLFGSVNYEFDNGFKLQAGARYNHDTRDFVASRPVETRPDFVVNPNTPVPPQAAKVKGKLLTWDASATYEASDAVTLYARVARGYRAPSVQGRLTFSRTISTADQEETMSYEAGIKTNFLDNRVRFNLTGYFFDTKDLQLTAVGGTSNAASLLNVDAKGHGIEAELQAAPAKGLTFSIGGAWNVAEIDDANAFVAGCGALPRCTVVDPVRPGSTNIFSIDGNQLPQSPKWTLNWTAGYEIPVGDGAIYAFTDWYYRSKVQFFLYRSVEFSDDKLIEGGVRVGYRTDRFDIAAFGRNITNDASPTGGIDFNNLTSYVNEPRIWGVEAGFKF, encoded by the coding sequence ATGCGCCACTTTCCTTCCGCTACCGCTATAGCCTTTGCCCTCGCCGCCGCGGGCTGGGCGGCCCCCGCCGCCGCACAGGAGGCGCCCGCCGCCGCCGAGGACTCGGGCCTCGGCGACATTGTCGTCACCGCGCAGCGCCGCGAGGAAAGCCTGCAGGACGTGCCCGTTGCCGTTTCGGTGCTGTCGGGCGATACGCTGGGTGCGATCACCTCGACCGGTTCCGACGTGCGCGTGCTCGCGGGCCGCGTTCCCAGTCTGAACATCGAAAGCTCGTTCGGCCGCACCTTCCCGCGCTTTTATATCCGCGGGCTCGGCAACACCGATTTCGACCTCAACGCGTCGCAGCCGGTCAGCGTCGTCTATGACGACGTCGTCCTCGAAAACCCGATCCTGAAAGGTTTCCCGATCTTCGACCTCGACCGCGTCGAAGTATTGCGCGGGCCGCAGGGCACTTTGTTCGGCCGCAACACTCCCGCGGGCATCGTCAAGTTCGACACCGTCAAGCCCGGCAAGACCGGCGGCTACGCCCGCGCCAGCTATGGCCGCTATGGCACCACCCAGGTCGAAGTCGCGGCGGGCGCCGCCGACGACAATGGCTTCTCGGTCCGCCTGTCGACGCTGTTCCAGCACCGCGACAATTGGGTCGACAATATCGCAACGACCAAAAAGAACGACCTTGGCGGCTATGACGACATCGCCGCGCGGCTTCAGCTGCAATATGAAAATGGCCCGTTCACCGGCCGCGTGACCGGGCAGGTCCGCATCTATGACGGCTCGGCGATCATCTTCCGCGCCAACACGCAGCTTCCGGGCAGCAATCATCTCGTCGGCCTCGGCGGCGCGGGCACCGAATTCGAGCGCGACAAGGTCTATCAGGACGGGCTCAATTTCCAGAAGCTCAACACCTATAATGCCGGACTGAACCTCGAATATGATTTCGGTCCCGTGACCGCTTATTCGATCACCTCCTATTGGAACGGCAATTTCCGCAGCCGCGGCGACATCGACGGCGGCTTCGGCAACCAGTTCGCGCCCGTCAGCGGGCCCGGCTTCATACAGTTCTCGGCGCAGAGCCAGGACAATGTTCCGAGCCTCGACCAGTTCACGCAGGAAATCCGCATCGCTTCGAACAACAGCGGCGGACTCGGCTATCAGTTCGGCGCCTTCTACTTCGACGAAAAGCTCGACATTTCGAGCTTCGAATTCGGCACCCCGACCGACGCCATCCCGTCGGCGATCGCGATCCAGCGTCAGGACAGCGAAGCCTACGGCCTCTTCGGTTCGGTCAATTATGAATTCGACAATGGCTTCAAGCTGCAGGCCGGCGCGCGCTACAACCACGACACGCGCGATTTCGTCGCGTCGCGCCCGGTTGAGACGCGCCCCGATTTCGTCGTTAACCCGAACACCCCGGTCCCGCCGCAGGCTGCCAAGGTCAAGGGCAAGCTGCTGACGTGGGACGCCAGCGCGACCTATGAGGCTTCGGACGCAGTGACGCTTTATGCCCGCGTCGCACGCGGCTATCGCGCACCGTCGGTTCAGGGCCGCCTGACCTTCTCGCGCACTATCTCGACCGCCGATCAGGAAGAGACGATGTCCTATGAAGCGGGGATCAAGACCAACTTCCTCGACAACCGCGTCCGCTTCAACCTGACCGGCTATTTCTTCGACACCAAGGATCTTCAGCTCACCGCCGTGGGCGGAACGTCGAATGCCGCGAGTCTGCTCAACGTCGACGCCAAGGGTCATGGTATCGAGGCCGAACTGCAGGCGGCACCGGCAAAGGGCCTGACCTTCTCGATCGGCGGCGCGTGGAACGTGGCAGAGATCGACGATGCCAACGCCTTTGTCGCGGGCTGCGGCGCATTGCCGCGGTGCACGGTGGTCGATCCGGTTCGCCCCGGCAGCACCAACATCTTCTCGATCGACGGCAACCAGCTGCCGCAATCGCCGAAATGGACGCTCAACTGGACCGCGGGTTATGAAATCCCCGTCGGCGACGGCGCCATCTATGCCTTCACCGACTGGTATTACCGCTCGAAGGTGCAGTTCTTCCTCTATCGCTCGGTCGAATTTTCGGACGACAAGCTGATCGAGGGCGGCGTGCGCGTCGGCTATCGCACCGATCGCTTCGACATCGCAGCCTTCGGCCGCAACATCACCAACGACGCCTCGCCAACCGGCGGCATCGATTTCAACAATCTGACCAGCTACGTCAACGAACCCCGCATCTGGGGCGTCGAAGCGGGCTTCAAATTCTGA
- a CDS encoding 16S rRNA (uracil(1498)-N(3))-methyltransferase — protein sequence MPATPAWPPASTPRLFVDLPLGPDAAPIIDGAAAHYLLNVMRMKAGDPILLFDNISGEWLAVVADAAKRSLTLRIERQTKMIEPVPDLWLCFAPVKKARLDWIIEKATELGVARLQPVITERTIVERVKHERLEAQIVEACEQCGRTALPTLAEPVKLPQLLKNWPADRALLFADEAGGLPLARVEALAPAAILTGPEGGFTDRERDMLIAHAAVRRITLGPRILRAETAAIAAIGVWMAQHGDWSDL from the coding sequence ATGCCCGCAACGCCCGCCTGGCCGCCCGCCAGCACGCCCCGCCTGTTCGTCGACCTGCCACTGGGGCCCGATGCCGCCCCGATAATCGACGGCGCCGCCGCGCATTATCTGCTCAACGTGATGCGGATGAAGGCAGGCGATCCGATCCTGCTGTTCGACAATATCAGCGGCGAATGGCTGGCGGTCGTCGCCGACGCGGCGAAGCGGTCGCTGACCTTGCGCATCGAACGCCAGACCAAGATGATCGAACCGGTCCCCGACCTCTGGCTGTGCTTCGCGCCGGTCAAGAAGGCCCGGCTCGACTGGATCATCGAAAAGGCCACCGAACTCGGCGTCGCCCGCCTGCAGCCGGTCATCACCGAACGCACGATCGTCGAGCGCGTCAAGCACGAGCGGCTCGAGGCGCAGATCGTCGAAGCGTGCGAGCAATGCGGACGCACCGCGCTGCCGACCCTCGCCGAGCCCGTCAAACTGCCCCAACTCCTGAAGAACTGGCCGGCGGACCGCGCGCTGCTGTTCGCCGACGAGGCGGGCGGCCTTCCGCTCGCCAGGGTCGAAGCGCTCGCGCCCGCCGCGATCCTGACCGGGCCCGAAGGCGGCTTCACCGACCGCGAGCGCGACATGCTGATCGCCCACGCCGCCGTCCGCCGCATCACGCTCGGCCCGCGCATCCTGCGCGCCGAAACCGCCGCCATCGCCGCGATCGGCGTGTGGATGGCGCAGCATGGCGACTGGTCCGATCTTTAA